From the Leishmania donovani BPK282A1 complete genome, chromosome 30 genome, one window contains:
- a CDS encoding DNA ligase I, putative produces the protein MAKLFQESSFDPVTTFEAVWLPPRVPVAPPTAGASEPVPFAAVVDVLADISATGSRLECLKQLTFLLLAVIERCPEDLVPVMYLVINKHAPQHEGVELGIGDAVLVKAVAECCSMTEARAKEAYRQSGDLAEIAQMHKQKQSTLMKPKPLSARSVFKTYKEIAMMSGRDVMRRRSDLIKGLLRDAQGPEVNLIVRGLQQKMRIGLAEPSALAAVGYAFALHFLGGAQMHKMDEVQLQTLLNTGADSLARIFYEVPSLDVVLSAVLANGFMTLVPGSSIAKRYAKDLSIRPGLPVKPQLAYPTSSITVILDRLQGKKFTSEYKYDGERAQIHYDKDKGFHIFSRNSETHTGKYPDVISMLPKVFDPVEVQSFILDSEVVAVHPETGALQAFQVLQHRGRKNIAEEDVSIPVCVFVFDILYFNGEPQLNKTLQQRRELLWRCIHPLPAKLSFATYLDSDKVEDIQTFLERSIADGCEGLMVKTLDEEANYTPAKRSHYWLKLKKDYMDGVTDTLDLVPIAAFHGKGKRTGVFGGFLLACYDPKADEYQSICKIGTGFQDEELEKLTQSLKPFVVDDKPRYYRAGGEEPDVWLTEAQVWEVKAADLSVSPVHQAAVGLVDPSKGIALRFPRYLRQREDKKPADATNAQQVADMYKAQSLAVQHEANGDAE, from the coding sequence ATGGCGAAGCTCTTCCAGGAGTCCTCCTTCGATCCTGTGACGACGTTCGAGGCAGTATGGTTGCCTCCCCGGGTCCCTGTCGCGCCGCCTACCGCTGGCGCATCTGAGCCGGTGCCGTTTGCGGCAGTAGTGGACGTGCTGGCAGACATCAGCGCCACCGGCTCGCGGCTTGAGTGCTTGAAGCAGCTCACCTTTCTTCTGCTTGCTGTTATCGAGCGGTGCCCAGAGGACTTGGTGCCGGTGATGTACCTGGTGATTAACAAgcatgcgccgcagcacgagGGCGTGGAGCTAGGCATCGGCGATGCGGTACTGGTGAAGGCGGTGGCCGAGTGCTGCAGCATGACGGAGGCCCGAGCCAAAGAGGCGTACCGGCAGAGCGGCGATTTGGCGGAAATCGCGCAGATGCACAAGCAGAAGCAAAGCACGCTCATGAAGCCGAAGCCGCTCTCCGCTCGGAGCGTGTTCAAGACATACAAGGAGATCGCGATGATGAGCGGCAGGGATgtgatgcggcggcggtcagACTTGATCAAGGGACTTTTGCGCGACGCACAGGGCCCGGAGGTGAACTTGATTGTGCGTGGGCTTCAGCAGAAGATGCGCATCGGCCTTGCTGAGCCATCCGCCTTGGCAGCTGTGGGGTACGCCTTCGCTCTTCACTTCCTCGGAGGCGCGCAAATGCACAAGATGgacgaggtgcagctgcagacgTTGCTGAATACCGGCGCCGACAGTCTCGCGCGTATCTTCTACGAGGTGCCGAGTCTCGACGTGGTCCTGAGCGCCGTTCTTGCGAACGGCTTCATGACCTTGGTGCCGGGTAGCTCCATCGCGAAACGGTATGCGAAGGACTTGTCTATTCGGCCTGGGCTGCCAGTGAAGCCCCAGCTAGCGTACCCGACGAGCAGTATCACCGTCATTCTGGACCGTCTGCAGGGCAAGAAGTTCACGTCGGAGTACAAGTACGacggcgagcgcgcgcagaTCCACTATGACAAAGACAAAGGCTTCCATATATTTTCTCGCAACTCCGAGACCCACACCGGCAAATACCCGGACGTCATTTCCATGCTGCCAAAGGTCTTTGACCCAGTCGAAGTACAGTCTTTCATCCTCGATTCGGAGGTTGTGGCGGTGCATCCGGAGACCGGGGCCCTTCAGGCATTCCaagtgctgcagcatcgcggCCGAAAGAACATTGCAGAGGAGGATGTCAGCATTCCCGTctgcgtgtttgtgtttgATATCTTGTATTTCAACGGAGAGCCGCAACTGAATAAgacactgcagcagcgtcgcgagctgctgtggcggtgcatCCATCCCCTTCCGGCAAAGCTGTCCTTTGCCACTTACTTGGATTCCGACAAGGTCGAGGACATTCAAACGTTTTTGGAGCGGTCCATCGCGGACGGCTGCGAAGGATTAATGGTGAAGACGCTCGATGAGGAGGCCAACTACACCCCCGCCAAGCGCTCGCACTACTGGCTGAAGCTGAAGAAGGACTACATGGACGGCGTCACCGATACGCTGGATCTTGTCCCCATCGCCGCGTTCCACGGCAAGGGCAAGCGAACTGGCGTGTTCGGCGGCTTCCTGCTGGCGTGCTACGACCCGAAGGCGGACGAGTACCAGAGCATCTGCAAAATCGGCACCGGCTTCCAGGACGAagagctggagaagctcACGCAGTCCCTTAAGCCGTTCGTGGTGGACGACAAGCCGCGCTACTACCGCGCAGGTGGGGAGGAGCCGGATGTTTGGCTCACCGAGGCGCAGGTGTGggaggtgaaggcggcggacCTGTCAGTGTCGCCAGTTCATCAGGCAGCCGTGGGGCTTGTGGACCCCAGCAAAGGCATCGCGCTGCGCTTTCCTCGCtacctgcgccagcgcgaggACAAGAAACCCGCAGACGCCACAAATGCACAGCAGGTGGCGGACATGTACAAGGCGCAGTCCTTGGCAGTGCAGCACGAAGCGAACGGGGACGCCGAGTGA
- a CDS encoding zinc-binding protein (Yippee), putative — translation MVRRLRTRLAAPSGGEGGFGCAFCGAHLCIAEDIVSDNFRGRHGKAFLVSRCENTYYGHQEEKQLMTGLHRVRDVFCSNCDQYVGWGYDFAVDEREMYKMQRFVLERQLIRVITHGQLRGALGYSIPEGSITFALPVARSYTLE, via the coding sequence ATGGTGAGGCGTCTTCGCACGCGCCTCGCTGCAccgagcggcggcgagggcggcttTGGCTGCGCCTTCTGTGGCGCTCACCTCTGCATCGCCGAGGACATCGTCTCCGACAACTttcgcggccgccacggcaaGGCCTTCCTTGTCTCCCGCTGCGAGAACACCTACTACGGCCAtcaggaggagaagcagctgatGACGGggctgcaccgcgtgcgcGACGTATTTTGCTCCAACTGTGACCAGTACGTCGGCTGGGGATACGACTTCGCGGTCGATGAGCGCGAGATGTACAAGATGCAGCGCTTCGTGCTGGAGCGTCAGCTCATTCGGGTCATCACTCacgggcagctgcgcgggGCCCTGGGCTACAGCATCCCTGAGGGCAGCATCACCTTTGCTTTGCCTGTCGCGCGCTCGTATACATTGGAATAG
- a CDS encoding casein kinase 1 isoform 2, putative, translating to MGTRSKRAQDVLIGGRFRIQERLGGGAFGEVFRGVELNSGHPVAMKMELTKDGHRSHLNLENRIYKKFNECPVTVGIPKSYYCGRVGDYTVMVMDLLGPCLDDLFEVCHRKFSFKTVCMIGIQLIQRLQYLHSVGYLHRDIKPENFVMGVGANSHIVYVIDVGLSKAWRDSTGKHILYAEGKSLTGTARYVSINTHRGIQQSRRDDLESVSYLLAYFARGNLPWQGLKSPKRDARFERIRDVKTATSPAELCKGYPRQLADYIEYTRSLGFEAEPDYSYCVGLFSSAMADMGEQYDYCYQWIDRSEAEVKAASDARGSAHSLRTSGAQTSVAVGGSNLMTSSVFVGDSAVNEMSKSLLNSNFMEEIQDYYGLNDYI from the coding sequence ATGGGCACAAGGAGCAAGCGTGCCCAGGATGTGTTGATCGGCGGCCGCTTCCGCATTCAGGAGCGCTTGGGCGGTGGCGCCTTTGGTGAGGTGTTCAGAGGTGTCGAGTTGAACAGCGGCCACCCTGTTGCCATGAAGATGGAGCTGACAAAGGATGGCCATCGCTCACACCTCAATCTGGAGAACCGAATCTACAAAAAATTCAACGAGTGCCCGGTGACTGTCGGCATCCCGAAGTCCTACTACTGCGGTCGCGTGGGCGATTACACCGTCATGGTAATGGATCTTCTCGGCCCGTGCCTGGATGACCTCTTTGAAGTGTGCCACCGCAAGTTTAGCTTTAAGACGGTCTGCATGATCGGCATCCAGCTCATTCAGCGGCTTCAATATCTTCACAGCGTCGGCTACCTGCATCGCGACATCAAGCCAGAGAACTTCGTCATGGGCGTCGGCGCCAACTCCCATATCGTGTACGTGATCGACGTGGGCCTCTCAAAGGCGTGGCGCGACTCTACGGGGAAGCATATTCTGTACGCGGAGGGCAAATCGCTGACTGGCACGGCACGCTACGTTAGCATCAACACACACCGGGGCATTCAACAGTCTCGGCGCGATGACCTCGAGTCCGTCTCCTACCTGCTTGCCTACTTCGCGCGCGGCAACCTACCCTGGCAGGGGCTCAAATCACCAAAGAGGGATGCACGCTTTGAGCGCATTCGTGACGTCAAGACCGCCACGTCGCCGGCGGAGCTGTGCAAGGGCTATCCCCGTCAGCTGGCCGATTACATCGAGTATACGCGCTCCCTGGGCTTCGAAGCAGAGCCAGACTACAGCTACTGTGTGGGGCTGTTTTCTTCGGCGATGGCGGACATGGGGGAGCAGTACGACTACTGTTACCAGTGGATCGACCGAAGCGAGGCCGAGGTCAAGGCCGCCTCCGACGCGCGGGGGTCCGCTCATAGCCTGCGCACCTCTGGGGCACAGACCAGTGTTGCCGTTGGAGGCTCCAACCTCATGACCTCCTCCGTCTTTGTGGGAGACAGCGCGGTGAACGAGATGAGCAAATCCCTTCTGAATAGCAACTTTATGGAAGAGATCCAAGACTACTACGGCCTTAACGATTACATCTGA